The sequence CTAATTTATACGGATACATCCACTGCAAATTAGGGGGACAAAAAAGCCTCAGCAGAATAACTTCAAGGTTTTTTCTCACAGCAGATGTTCCTGAGGGTAAGTATTAAGCTGGTCTGTCAGCTGCAGCCCACGAAGTACCAAATGCTGACCTGCCTCATACTGGTGGTTTTGGCTGTTTCCAGACACTGGCTCCTAACGTATCTTCTGGCAGGGCTCTCATGATTCTCCAGCATGTCTGTCTTGCTAACTCCCACCACGGGCTCGTACCCAAAGTCAGTTTGCTCTGTATTCAGGAGCCAGCTGAAGCTTCGTGGCTGAGCAGCTTCTAAACCCTATGAAAAATTTCCTCGAAGTTAAATCCTCAGTACGATGCTTTCTGAGGTAGCATAATGCCTAGGCTGCTCAAAGAGCTATCTTAAACCCTCAGGTTTCCAGCAGCCTCTTCCCTGTGTACACCAGGCCACGCTAACAACTGcctttcatgttttcattctcCAGGACAGACCAGGAGAATTTCAGAAGACCGCACTGAAGAACATGGAAAGACACGCACCAGATAATCATTTAAGTTAAGGAAAAGTAAAAGGATGAGCAGTAGAAATACTCATTtgttaaagctgtttttcataTGGAATTATTGAAGTAAAGCTCTTCTAGAATTGCCTGTGTGAAATAATGATTTCCTGTCATTTGTGTTTAAGAGTCTCTTAAACCTTTCAATCTACTTCAGAATAAAACTTTCCCCTAAAGGCAGTTTGCTCAGGCAGGAAAAAGCACTTATGGTCTATGCAGAACTTCAGAAAGTAGATGCTGTCTTGAGAAGAACCTGTAAACTAACCTGAAACTCTTGGATTGCCCTGAGAATTAGAATGCAGTCAAAAGATGATCATTTTAGtcattttagtttgaaaattaaacaagagCCTTTTCCTCTTGTACACAACACGGATTTCCCAAGTCTGCGATTCCTCGGTAAAAAGAAGAGCAATTACAATTGTAAAAGGGCAGCTTGGTTagggattattattattttaaatgttcagGCTTAAGATCtagtacaaagaaaaaaacagcatcatgCAGTCACAGTTATGTTGAGGTAATCAAAATCCAATAATCTTATTCTGATGtgtacagtaaataaaatactgtactATTAACTGGAGCCTGCCTAACCTCTAGTTGTTTTAAAACTGAGGCCAATTGTAAGGAAAGAGGACATCAGAGAGAATTCCACTCTGAAGATAGATCTTTCCCACTGAAAAGAAGAAGATACTTATGTGATGTTTTTCAGTAAGAGAGAGAAACGTGGCACTGCAATTCATCCTACTGCAGAAGGCAGGACAAAGTGTACTGCACATGCATATGAGACTCTTCAGACAGAATGTCCCAGTGTCAGCAAAGCCTATTCTATGCTCAGCTTTGTGAATCAGATTTTGCCTATGCATGTCTTCAAAAGCCAACTTCATATTCAGGTTATCAGTATGACAACAACGGATGCAAACTGCAGCTTTGTAACACAGATGAAGggtcatttattttatttcattagcGTCGTAGCAAGCTTTGAGACCAGCTGTGAACTTGAGTAACCTTGAATTATGGAAAAAAACCCTAAGACAATAGCATTAATACTAAGAATTTATTTGCAATGTACAAAAAGAATACATTCCTTATATTAAGGCAAAGCATAAGTTACTTCTCTGTAATTACATATGAagcatattttttattctactcagataatcttttcttcttgaaaatggcGTTGATCGCAGTACTCCTGAATccctggggagagggaagaagtgATCTATAAACAGCAGTCCCACTGCCTACCAGGCATCAGTCTGTGTCCTGCTGCTGACACAGGTTAGGCTTTCATCACAGCCAAGCTGTGTTAGGAATTTTGTTGGTATTCTGAAACTGGCTTGGGAGGTAGTTCTGATGTAGTTTTTGTGTAATTGCAATCAGGAGGAGGAATGTTACTCAGCTGTATCATACTTAGGAGGCTCCCCTCAGTGGCCTCCTGACGAATTGCTTGAGAGCAAGCAAACACATCTTTTCTGAGAATTCATGatttaagcaaaaaaatgaaagcagttatTATATACAACTTGGTCACCACTTTGTGAGTCTGTCATAACTAATGACCAAAGAAGTACACGTTTACTTGCACATGACATTCTTAATTGCTATGCACATGTACCCTTGTTTTTTGATGACGTGTGGCAGAAAAAACAATCTCTAGCGCCTTTAATGCATTGCAGAAGGGATTCACCTTCACGGTGATTTTAAGACTTACTTTGAATTATGTTCCTGTAAGATGATGTAGCTGGAGACTCAGGCGCTTCAGACAAGAAAGATTGGCCTTTGTCACAGCTTTTTCCTGGAAGGACAGGGAAAAGCATGAACACAATGCAACAGGAAAAAGGGAACTTCTCTTTACTTGCTGCTCATCCCACTATCAGTTATACTCCTCCAATGAACCCCTGCTATCTACTCCTTTTAAGGATAATTCTGTCAGTGACGGAGCTACAGCTGGCAGTTGTACAGAGGACCCCTACCAGCAGGAAGTTTCAGTCATTACTTTCCAATACTTGGAAGTATTGACCTGTTCCTCAAGTCATTAAATCACGTGTTCATTTCTATTTGCTAGCGGGTGATGAACCAAGCTGTCTCACAGTCCACAGTGGAATCTGAGTCGTGCAACTGACAGTGAAGACAGAGCCctaattttaatatttactgtTGCCAAGTTGCTGTTCTTCGCAGTGGTTATGAATTTActaattctgtgttttcaggtGATTACACCAAAAAGACACCACGTATTTAGAATATGGATTATACAGCTGAGAAGATGTGTAATATAATCCTGACCAAGATGAAGCATCAGGTTAAGTAAGTTACCCCAGTATTTTTCACAGCATGGTATGCTGTACTTCCAGTAACTTTTGATTCAAACAGATGTTCTATCTGACAGAGAATATTTACCTGAGACACAAGATGTTTAATGTTCTGTAAGCCAGGCTTCCCAGTAATAACACCAGCACAGTTTTGAAGTTGTTGCAGTACAACACAGTAACTTTACCTATTTGAGGATCGAGGGGCACTTGACCCAGGAGGGAAACATTCAAGTTCTGGCACATCTTCTCCGCGCCTCCAGTAGTTGGGGGGAAGATCTGAGATTCTTTCTGGGACAAGATGAAAATAAGAGTTACAGTACTCTAATTCTGAGAACAAGGGATTTTTCCATAGCAGACAACATCGAGATAAAGAAATGCTCTAAGACACAGCCCTACCTTACATTTTGGACAGATAAAGCCACTCATGTTCTCCACAACACCTATGATTGGCAGCTTCACTTTATGACAGAAGTTGATTTCTTTCCGTACATCCTGAAGTGATACTTCCTGAAAATATTAGGAAACAATTCTACTTTATAATGAACTGTTTATAACGAATTGTTACTATTCCCTTTGTATTGTGATGAACAGAAACCTGTGAATTTGATGTAATTTGAATTTCAGCTCCCTAGggacagatttttctttaaaaaatgtgcaCCACAGAAATATGCCATTTTCTATTTGCAAGCCAAACTTTCCCCCAATTTTAAGTCCTTGTGCGactttgctctgctctgactGATTTATGGAAAgcatcctgcagctgggaggcagCACTTCATTAGCTGTCAAACAGTGCACATCTTATCATTCAAATACTAAACTTACTGACTTCTGAGCTTTAAGCCACTGGTGACCAAATTACAAATGCAGAGTGATGCCAGCTCTAATCCTGAAGAAGGAAGTGAACTAATGAATTTCACTTCACAATACAGATCACAACAGCTTTTGATTGTGAACCACTCGGCGGTGCAGTAGCTCACTTAGGTCCCTTACTCCATCGAGGCATCCACCTGGCTCATAGAACAGCCAGCTGCACGCACTAAGCAAGTCAGTCAGCTCCCTTCTCTCAAACACAGATTCTAAACCAAGGACTTGCCATGATGCTTCTGTCCATGGAAATTAAGATCTCTTACCTGAGGGGTAGTAATTATGACAGCGCCATCGATGCGCGATGCACTGAGGTACTGTACAATTGATAAGTGTTCATCTGATGTGCCTGGAGGGGTGTCTACAATCAGGTAGTCAATTTCACCCCAGTCCACATCGCGAAGAAATTGTTTGATCAACCCTAGAAGAGAGGACAAGAATgtggcattaaaaaaattaaaatccttgTCTATTTTGGTCTACTTCAAATTTTACAGTCCAAGTATGCAGATTCTTCCAACTATAGTCAATGTAGGtacagaaatacttatttttcaaagaattaaaacaaacaaaagacagaaaccAAAACCCAATACTGCATTTGACCCACTGTATTTATCATTCAAAGAAGCTAGAGAGAATATTGAGAAAATGTTCTCTGATGAAGGTGGAAGCTGTAACGTAACTGTACTCCACAGCTCTGGCTCTactctgcaagaaaaatgatgaaggtACGGTAACCAGTTACTGAGCAGTCTGGAGTATtcactggttttttttttgccatagcTTACTATATCAGGTTTGCGTTATTACCCAAGTAAGCTCACCACCAGATGTTCATTCTTTCAACTGTGTAAGTTGTTGCTGAAAACCTTGGACACGTACCGTTCTTTTTTGGTCCTCTCCAGATGACAGCATCATCAGGACTACTGAGCAAGAACCCCACTGACATGACACCTAAGTTTTCTTCAACatactaaaagagaagagaaactccgtacagaacagcagagaaaggGCAGAGTGACTAACTCTGAAAACAGGCTTGATAGAAAAAGCAGTTTGAAGGGGGAAGagacattcagaaaacaaaggcagagaagCTCATTTTGACTTTTAAACAAAGGACTGCACAGgcttttctgcagcactgaccAACTACATTCACAGACTGACAAAAAATGAGTTGTATTAAGTTATGCAGTGTTTGATGGAATCACTGGAGGTGGTGTAAGGATAAAAGCAGGGATATACTAAAGGTGACCTTAAACCAAGAATACCTGTCATTATCcctgcatattttttaaaaataattattgcaaTGAACAAAGGAAACCGAATACAGCTGAATGATACAGCCTATTGCTGGACTGCATAGAACCTGGGTATTTATGTCACTGGAATTAATAGAAAAAGCACGCTGTGCTTCTCCCCCCGTCCTTCCGCTCCCTAGAACGGTGTCAAACCCAGCCAGCCACCTTCAGGAACAGCTGCACCAGCTTACCACTGGAGACCATCCAGATCCACTCTGATGAACCTGAAAATTGAAGAGACACACACAAAGTTACACTAGAAATTAACGCAGAAGTTATGTAAAAGATGCACAGGAGACAGAACGGGATAAGAAGACCTCTGGCCTACGGATGCAGCACTTTTTTATTGGAACAGTTCAATTAAAAATTGCAGAAGAGCCAGATCTCCATAATAAGTGAACTGCCGAACCCTCTTGCTGGAAACCTACCCATGATTTTATATAAACACgtgaaatatttcagagctgATAACGGGCATCACGCTGACAAGACTCAGGTTTAGTACTCACTGATAAGCAGCAGATACAGAACAAAACCTGCCTGGCAGAACTGGTCACCTGCCTGCCCACGATTCTTGAACAAATGAAACCACACTGCTCATCGGCCATCTCACCTTCTTTAGTCCCTTGCCCACCAGTAGGTTTCCCAATAAATGACCTTACCGATGCCTTAACTCTACGTGAAGCTGAAGTCTTAATGAAACATtaggaatgtttttaaataacacatTTGATCTCTCGCTACAGAAGCGGTCAGAGCGCACCTGTTCTCCTTCCAGACCCATCATCTTAGGGATGGACGGCCCACAGATGTCTATGTCCAGCAGGGCAACCTGGAACACAAAGCAACAAAGACTCGTGGGAACGTGCCTGCACAGCATCGCTGCCAAAGCCAAAGCCACGCAGCAGACACACTCCAGCGAAATAAGCTGAAAGCGTCGGTGGAAAGACGATAGGGCCCAGCGTACCGCAGCCCCGCAGCGCAGCCCCACGGGACGCGGGCTCCGTTCAGCCCCGCACGCCCCCCCGGCTCCGAGCCGCCGCCGCCCACCTGCTTGCTCTCGTCGGCCGCCAGCCCGTGAGCCAGGAGCGCGCTGAACGTGCTCTTCCCCACGCCGCCCTTCCCGGAGAGCACCACGACGGTGTGCTTCACGCCGCGCAGCCTCTCCCGCAGCTCCGCCGCCTCGGCTGCGGGCGGCACGGCCGCGTCAGCCCCGGCCCCAGCGCGGATCCCCCTCCCCGCAACCCCCGCCCCTCTCAGGGCCTGTCTCACCCGGGTCCGTTACGGCGGCGCCGGCGGCGCAGAGCTTCTGGTTGGGGCATCCCTGGCAGGCGGCGGCCCGACCCGCCTGGGCGCTGCCGGTTCCCGGGCAGTCTGCGAGGGAATGCGAGAGATGAAGCGCAAAGTACCGCAGCGGACAGGACCCGCTTCGCGCCGCATCCCTCACCCTCCGGCTGCGGCGCGCCCGTCGCCTCGGCCATGGCGCCCGCAACACGTCACTTCCGCCGGTCTCATGGCGCCCTGCGCGCATGCGCCTAGTGCCGGGGGTGGCGGTACCCGTCGTCGCCGCTGGGGGGCGCTGCAGGGCGGGCGGGGATAGCGGCGGCGCTGGGTTGAGGCACGCGGCTGGGCGTGCTCTTGCGAGGAGTTTATATCTACGGGGTTATCTatcatttcaataaaataatgCCACTGCTACATTTCTCAGCAATTTTGAGTATCTGTGGAAACCGCAGCTGTAAAACTGAGACCCCGA comes from Numida meleagris isolate 19003 breed g44 Domestic line chromosome 13, NumMel1.0, whole genome shotgun sequence and encodes:
- the NUBP1 gene encoding cytosolic Fe-S cluster assembly factor NUBP1 translates to MAEATGAPQPEDCPGTGSAQAGRAAACQGCPNQKLCAAGAAVTDPAEAAELRERLRGVKHTVVVLSGKGGVGKSTFSALLAHGLAADESKQVALLDIDICGPSIPKMMGLEGEQVHQSGSGWSPVYVEENLGVMSVGFLLSSPDDAVIWRGPKKNGLIKQFLRDVDWGEIDYLIVDTPPGTSDEHLSIVQYLSASRIDGAVIITTPQEVSLQDVRKEINFCHKVKLPIIGVVENMSGFICPKCKKESQIFPPTTGGAEKMCQNLNVSLLGQVPLDPQIGKSCDKGQSFLSEAPESPATSSYRNIIQRIQEYCDQRHFQEEKII